In one window of Ostrinia nubilalis chromosome 21, ilOstNubi1.1, whole genome shotgun sequence DNA:
- the LOC135082389 gene encoding luciferin 4-monooxygenase-like: MTEKGKKQPQRINHSVWFYLDELASRVVAQTGIPSDRFHLGKVILQSLKDDPDFVLQIDGALGVSETNGSVLERSVRCATALSRLGVQRGDVMVIMAPNHLDLAIAFYAALYLGVIIAGVDMTLGVRELVETFNVQKPKLIFCQTDKASDVETALLKQNNKTHVITFDKGSKFYSFTDFLEENADDTRVEDFKPTDFDPEETVAFLTSTSGSTGLPKAAILTHKSLTILIPPNMSRCTDFPTPTKLSFSVSPLQWVSAGIQYTASPIYRYTRLQTSAPCTKEHIYDIINKYKPTSIIMSPTYMSILVAAEDRGRCDFTCFKSFVLGGSHVPTTLINTLKSMAPKADIIILYAMSEIGTVTGLDEGTPLESIGKVMGHLQYRLVDPSTLEDIKEPNVPGELWVKGPTLFKGYYNNPEATKEAFSEDGWFKTGDLLRRDANYNFFFVDRLKTLLKYRNHQISPVEVEGVIRKHPGVVDVVVVGVPDEECGDLPAACVVPRAPGQLTAQEIKDLVKDNLTDTKRLRGGVVFMDHLPMMVSTKVDRMKLKKMVAEMKQYGRLIVDRAEN; this comes from the exons ATGACTGAAAAAGG CAAGAAACAGCCACAGCGGATCAACCATTCAGTTTGGTTCTATCTTGATGAGCTCGCCTCCAGGGTGGTGGCCCAGACTGGCATACCCAGCGACAGGTTCCATCTTGGAAAAGTTATCCTTCAGAGCCTGAAAGATGATCCTGATTTTGTACTGCAG ATCGATGGAGCCCTCGGCGTATCAGAAACCAACGGATCAGTTCTGGAGCGCTCCGTCCGCTGCGCCACCGCCCTCAGCAGGCTGGGGGTCCAGCGAGGAGACGTCATGGTCATCATGGCTCCCAACCACCTAGACCTGGCCATAGCATTCTACGCTGCTCTGTATTTAGGCGTTATTATAGCGGGCGTAGATATGACTTTGGGTGTCC GGGAACTTGTAGAAACGTTTAATGTTCAAAAACCGAAACTAATCTTCTGCCAGACAGATAAAGCGTCCGATGTCGAAACAGCTCTactcaaacaaaataataaaactcatgTCATAACATTTGATAAGGGAAGCAAATTCTATTCATTCACTGACTTCCTTGAAGAAAATGCAGATGACACAAGAGTTGAAGACTTCAA ACCAACCGATTTTGACCCAGAAGAGACCGTGGCTTTCCTCACTTCAACAAGCGGATCAACTGGTCTCCCCAAGGCGGCGATACTGACGCACAAAAGCCTGACTATATTAATTCCACCAAACAT GTCCAGATGCACCGACTTCCCTACACCAACAAAGCTGAGTTTTAGCGTTTCTCCCCTGCAATGGGTGTCAGCTGGTATACAGTACACCGCGTCACCTATCTACCGGTATACCCGCCTGCAGACGTCAGCGCCGTGCACCAAGGAACATATTTATGACATTATCAACAAATACAAG CCGACATCTATAATTATGAGTCCAACTTATATGTCGATACTCGTGGCTGCTGAAGACAGGGGCAGATGCGATTTCACCTGCTTCAAAAGTTTCGTTCTGGGAGGCAGCCATGTGCCGACTACTCTAATAAATACTCTGAAG AGCATGGCGCCAAAAGCTGATATTATTATCCTGTATGCCATGAGCGAAATTGGTACTGTCACTGGATTGGACGAAGGAACCCCTTTGGAATCTATTGGCAAGGTCATGGGGCATTTACAATACCgg ttAGTTGATCCCTCTACATTAGAGGATATTAAGGAGCCTAACGTTCCTGGAGAGCTGTGGGTGAAAGGACCTACTCTTTTTAAG GGTTATTACAACAATCCAGAAGCCACCAAAGAGGCGTTTTCCGAAGATGGCTGGTTCAAGACGGGAGATCTGTTACGCAGGGATGCCAATTACAACTTCTTCTTCGTAGACCGTTTGAAAACGCTGCTGAAATACAGGAATCATCAA ATATCGCCCGTGGAAGTGGAAGGGGTGATCCGCAAGCACCCGGGAGTGGTCGACGTGGTGGTGGTGGGCGTGCCCGACGAGGAGTGCGGCGACCTGCCCGCCGCGTGCGTGGTGCCGCGCGCCCCGGGACAACTCACTGCGCAGGAGATCAAGGACTTGGTCAAAG ATAATCTTACAGACACCAAACGGCTTAGAGGAGGAGTGGTGTTCATGGACCACCTTCCAATGATGGTCTCTACCAAAGTGGACAGAATGAAACTGAAGAAAATGGTGGCTGAAATGAAACAATATGGACGATTGATCGTAGATCGAgctgaaaattaa
- the LOC135082230 gene encoding luciferin 4-monooxygenase-like, whose translation MAGKSQKLPRRINYSALLYLNEVTSRVVAQTGIPSDRFHLGKLVLQSLKDDPDFILQIDGALGVSETNGSVLERSVRCATALRRLGVQRGDVMVFMAPNHLDLAIPFYAALYLGILIAGVDVSLGVQELEGTFEMHKPKVVFCQTGKASDIEAALMKLNYKTQIVTFDKGNKFSTFTDLLQEYGDGTPVEDFVPSDFDPEETAALLTSTSGTTGLPKAAVLTHENLTLGAISYMCSFHDFPTPTNLYLILSTLQWLTAGIHNIASPIFRYTRLQTSAPSTTRHIYDLINKYKPTCTLLTPPVMLSIVANEDKVECDLSCLETIFLAGNHVTTTLIDAVKTVAPQTDVVNLFGVSEASGVVLMWDVEALKGSNGRVLGHLQYRLVDPEILEDIYEPDVPGELWLKGPSIFKGYYDNPKATKETFSEDGWFRTGDLLKRDDNHNYFFVDRIKTLLKYRIHQVSPVEVEGVIRRHPGVYDVVVIGVPDEVCGDLPAACVVTRSGYTVTAQEIKDLVKENLADSKQLRGGVVFMKQLPLTVTNKIDRRTLKKLVTEMIRE comes from the exons ATGGCTGGGAAAAG TCAGAAGCTACCACGACGTATTAACTATTCGGCGTTGTTATATTTGAACGAAGTGACGTCACGAGTGGTGGCCCAAACCGGGATTCCGAGCGACAGATTCCATCTTGGAAAGCTCGTTCTGCAGAGCCTAAAAGATGACCCTGATTTCATTTTGCAG ATCGACGGAGCACTGGGTGTATCAGAAACCAACGGATCAGTTCTGGAGCGCTCCGTCCGCTGCGCCACCGCCCTTCGGAGGCTGGGGGTCCAGCGAGGAGACGTCATGGTCTTCATGGCTCCCAACCACTTGGACTTGGCCATACCATTCTACGCAGCGCTGTATCTTGGCATCCTGATTGCAGGCGTCGACGTGAGTTTGGGAGTCC AGGAACTTGAAGGAACATTTGAAATGCACAAGCCAAAAGTAGTTTTCTGCCAAACAGGCAAAGCGTCAGACATAGAAGCAGCTTTAATGAAACTTAATTATAAAACCCAAATTGTAACCTTTGACAAAGGAAACAAATTCAGCACTTTTACTGATTTACTTCAGGAATATGGAGATGGCACACCAGTAGAAGATTTTGT ACCATCCGACTTCGACCCCGAAGAAACCGCGGCTCTCCTCACGTCAACCAGCGGTACAACTGGTCTACCAAAGGCGGCGGTACTCACCCATGAAAACCTGACACTAGGAGCTATATCTTACAT GTGCAGTTTTCACGACTTTCCTACACCCACAAACCTGTACCTCATCCTTTCAACTCTGCAATGGCTGACGGCTGGTATACATAACATTGCATCTCCTATATTCCGATACACTCGTCTGCAGACATCAGCTCCTTCTACGACGAGACATATTTATGACCTTATAAACAAGTATAAG CCAACCTGCACTCTTCTGACTCCACCAGTGATGCTGTCAATTGTGGCTAATGAAGACAAGGTCGAATGTGATTTATCCTGTTTGGAAACCATATTTTTAGCTGGTAACCACGTGACAACCACTCTCATAGATGCTGTAAAG ACTGTAGCGCCACAGACGGATGTCGTCAACCTATTTGGCGTGAGCGAGGCCTCGGGTGTGGTATTGATGTGGGATGTGGAAGCTCTAAAAGGATCCAATGGCAGAGTGTTGGGGCATCTACAATACCGG TTAGTAGATCCTGAAATATTAGAAGACATCTATGAACCTGACGTTCCCGGGGAACTGTGGCTAAAGGGTCCGAGCATATTTAag GGTTACTACGACAATCCAAAGGCCACCAAAGAGACGTTTTCGGAAGACGGCTGGTTTAGGACAGGAGATCTGTTGAAAAGAGATGATAACCACAATTACTTCTTCGTGGACCGTATTAAGACGCTGCTGAAATACAGGATCCACCAA GTATCGCCTGTAGAAGTGGAAGGGGTGATTCGCAGACACCCAGGGGTATACGACGTGGTGGTCATAGGAGTGCCAGATGAAGTGTGTGGGGACTTGCCCGCCGCCTGTGTGGTCACCCGTAGCGGCTACACTGTCACTGCACAGGAGATCAAAGACTTGGTGAAAG AAAACCTGGCAGATTCCAAACAACTCCGAGGCGGAGTGGTGTTCATGAAGCAACTACCCCTTACCGTCACTAACAAGATAGACAGAAGAACATTGAAGAAACTTGTCACTGAAATGATAAGGGAATAA